One Lepisosteus oculatus isolate fLepOcu1 chromosome 13, fLepOcu1.hap2, whole genome shotgun sequence genomic region harbors:
- the LOC138242182 gene encoding extracellular calcium-sensing receptor-like yields the protein MIFAIEEINNSSEILPGVLLGYKIYDACGSTSLAIRAAMALMNEPAEALQSDQSCNKTSSAIAIIGQSGSSPTIGVATSVGPFHIPVVSHFATCSCLSNRNKYPTFFRTIPSDYHQSRALAKLMKHFGWTWIGTIRSNNDYGNSGMATFIQAAQQEGICIEYSEAIYRTDNKEKFLNIVDVIKKSSSKVIVAFASPIDIDFLVKELLLQNITGFQWVGSESWITDRNTASEKGYKVLGGAIGFAVTNAEIPGLEDFLLNVHPLGTPGITGLAKLWKHVFGCTFTIHDNNETVKLCTGMENLKEASSEYSDVSDLRIPINAYKAVYAVAHSLHALLMCQSGQGQSDNTTCASKKKTEPWQVLHYLRTVQFTTKSGEEVYFDGNGDPAARYALVNWQLNKEGITTFTIIGLYDASLPEGQQFIMNDVNIVWAGDQKKVPRSVCSESCLPGTRKAIEKGKPVCCFVCIPCAEGEFSNTTDAVDCVKCPEEYSSNAERNQCILKKVEFLSFDEIMGIILVFVSASGACLTIITAIIFYNNRDTPLVKANNSELSFLLLFSLTLCFLCSLTFIGQPSNWSCMLRHTAFGITFVLCISCVLGKTIVVLMAFRATLPGSNIMKWFGPTQQRLSVLAFTLIQVLICVLWVTISPPLPYKNMKYYKEKIILECGLGSAGAFWAVLGYIGFLSAMCFVLAFLARNLPDNFNEAKFITFSMLIFCAVWITFIPAYISSPGKYTVAVEIFAILSSSYGLLLCIFTPKCYIILLKSEKNSRKNLMGRMPSKSL from the exons ATGATCTTTGCCattgaagaaataaataacagttCAGAAATTCTTCCTGGTGTATTATTGGGTTATAAGATATATGATGCTTGTGGTTCCACATCTTTGGCTATAAGGGCAGCAATGGCTTTAATGAATGAGCCAGCAGAAGCACTTCAATCAGACCAGTCCTGCAACAAGACCTCCTCTGCTATTGCAATAATAGGGCAATCTGGATCATCACCCACCATTGGAGTTGCAACAAGTGTGGGACCCTTTCATATACCTGTG GTAAGTCACTTTGCGACATGTTCTTGTCTCAGTAACAGAAACAAGTATCCCACATTTTTCAGAACCATCCCCAGTGACTATCATCAGAGCAGAGCCCTGGCAAAGCTTATGAAGCACTTTGGATGGACCTGGATCGGTACCATTAGAAGTAACAATGATTATGGCAACAGTGGGATGGCTACATTTATACAAGCTGCCCAGCAGGAGGGCATCTGTATTGAATATTCAGAGGCCATTTATAGAACTGATAACAAAGAGAAGTTTCTTAACATTGTGGACGTCATTAAAAAATCTTCTTCAAAAGTCATCGTTGCTTTTGCGTCACCTATAGATATCGATTTTCTAGTGAAAGAATTGCTTCTTCAAAATATCACAGGTTTCCAGTGGGTGGGCAGTGAATCCTGGATTACAGACAGAAATACTGCATCAGAAAAGGGTTATAAAGTACTGGGTGGGGCCATTGGCTTTGCAGTTACTAATGCTGAGATACCAGGCCTGGAAGACTTTCTACTCAATGTCCACCCACTTGGTACACCTGGTATCACTGGGTTAGCAAAGCTTTGGAAACATGTTTTTGGCTGCACTTTCACCATCCACGACAATAACGAAACTGTTAAATTATGTACGGGGATGGAGAATTTAAAAGAAGCCAGCAGTGAGTACAGTGATGTATCAGATCTCAGGATACCAATTAATGCTTACAAAGCTGTCTATGCAGTGGCCCATTCATTACATGCTCTGTTAATGTGCCAAAGTGGTCAAGGACAGTCTGATAACACAACATGTgcaagcaaaaagaaaacagaacctTGGCAG GTACTACATTACTTGAGAACAGTTCAATTTACAACCAAAAGTGGAGAGGAGGTCTATTTTGATGGAAACGGAGATCCAGCAGCACGATATGCATTAGTAAACTGGCAGCTGAACAAGGAGGGAATCACAACATTTACGATTATTGGTCTTTATGATGCCTCGTTACCAGAAGGACAGCAGTTTATAATGAATGATGTCAACATAGTGTGGGCAGGAGATCAGAAGAAG GTGCCAAGATCAGTCTGCAGTGAGAGCTGCCTTCCAGGGACTCGTAAGGCCATTGAGAAAGGGAAGCCAGTCTGCTGCTTTGTCTGCATCCCCTGTGCAGAGGGAGAGTTCAGCAACACTACAG atGCAGTTGATTGTGTAAAATGCCCTGAAGAATACAGctctaatgctgaaagaaaccAGTGCATCCTCAAGAAAGTTGAGTTCCTTTCATTTGATGAAATAATggggataattttagtttttgtttctgcGAGTGGAGCTTGTTTAACTATAATTACTGCTATTATATTCTATAATAATAGAGACACTCCTCTTGTAAAAGCTAATAACTCTGAACTGAGttttcttctgctcttttcattgactctgtgtttcctctgttcaCTTACTTTCATTGGCCAGCCCTCTAACTGGTCCTGTATGTTGCGCCACACAGCATTTGGGATCACATTTGTCCTGTGCATCTCTTGTGTTCTGGGGAAAACAATAGTGGTGTTAATGGCCTTTAGGGCTACACTGCCAGGCAGTAACATTATGAAATGGTTTGGACCCACACAGCAGCGGTTAAGTGTTCTTGCTTTCACCCTTATACAAGTCTTGATTTGTGTTCTCTGGGTGACAATATCACCTCCTCTTCCTTATAAGAACATGAAATACTACAAAGAAAAAATCATTCTGGAGTGTGGGTTGGGATCTGCAGGTGCATTCTGGGCTGTGTTAGGGTATATAGGATTCCTCTCTGCCATGTGCTTTGTGCTCGCTTTCCTGGCTCGGAATCTGCCTGATAACTTCAATGaagccaaattcattacattcagcATGCTCATATTCTGTGCTGTTTGGATCACCTTTATCCCAGCTTATATCAGTTCCCCTGGAAAGTACACAGTAGCTGTggaaatatttgctattttgtcTTCAAGCTATGGGTtgcttttatgtatttttactcCCAAATGTTACATTATCTTGCTAAAATCTGAAAAGAATTCTAGAAAAAATTTGATGGGCAGAATGCCCTCAAAATCTCTGTGA
- the LOC102690429 gene encoding extracellular calcium-sensing receptor-like — protein MLLFIEVTLIAFLTSAEKPICLPYGTQDLPLLSKEGDITIGAIFSFNKNPDIVNPTYLYNPGRIKCEGLNPGELQYAQTMIFAIEEINNSTDLLPDVSLGYKIYDSCRSVLLSIKASLALMNGQTKGFLSEQSCTKPSTVCALIGDSNSTPTIGIATTVGPFQIPLISHLATCACLSNRREFPTFFRTIPSDYYQSRALAKLVKHFGWTWVGAIRSNDAYGNNGMATFVEAAQREGICIEYSEAIYRTDPREKLLKVVDTIKKSTSKVIVAFAADTDMDLLIKELYIQNITGFQWVGSEGWITYGYLASSEGYKVLGGAIGFAIPNAEIAGLKEFILNARPSNTPGNSSLQQFWKSFFNCSLTDANTEPCPGKEFLKVISDQYTDVSDMRILSNVYKAVYAVAHSLHNLLQCKNGQGPFYNKTCAKKDKIEPWQVLHYLKRINFTIWNTENVYFDENGEPAARYSLVNWQMDKKGITTFQIIGLYDASLPERQQFLMNGVSAVWAGDQDKVPKSVCSESCLPGTRKAIEKGKPVCCFVCIPCAEGEFSNNTDSVECAKCPLEYKSNEQRNKCILKSIEFLSFGDLMGILLTAFSVLGIVLTMVTAFIFFQYRSTPIVRANNSELSFLLLVSLTLCFLCSLTFIGQPSDWSCMFRHTAFGITFVLCISCVLGKTIVVLMAFRATLPGNNIMKWFRPTQQRLSVLAFTLVQVLICTLWLTISPPFPYKNTKYYKEKIILECDIGSLAGFCAVLGYIGFLSAMCFMLAFLARKLPDNFNEAKFITFSMLIFCAVWIAFIPAYISSPGKFTVAVEIFAILASSYGLLSCIFMPKCYIILLKPEKNSKKHLMGKIPTNLVS, from the exons ATGTTACTGTTTATAGAAGTTACATTAATTGCTTTTCTCACAAGTGCTGAAAAGCCCATTTGTCTTCCATATGGAACACAAGACTTACCTCTCCTTTCAAAAGAGGGTGATATCACGATAGgagccattttctcatttaataaaaatccGGATATTGTGAATCCAACATATCTCTACAACCCAGGACGCATCAAATGTGAAGG GTTAAATCCTGGGGAATTACAATATGCTCAGACTATGATCTTTGCCattgaagaaataaataacagtaCAGACCTTCTTCCTGATGTTTCCCTGGGCTATAAGATATATGATTCCTGTCGCTCTGTACTACTGTCTATAAAGGCCTCTTTGGCTCTAATGAATGGGCAAACAAAAGGATTTCTCTCAGAACAGTCCTGTACCAAACCCTCAACTGTTTGTGCTCTCATAGGAGACTCTAACTCCACACCGACCATTGGAATAGCAACCACTGTGGGCCCTTTTCAAATACCACTG ATCAGTCATTTGGCTACCTGTGCCTGTCTGAGTAACAGAAGGGAGTTTCCCACTTTCTTCAGGACAATTCCTAGTGATTATTACCAAAGCAGAGCCCTGGCAAAGcttgtgaagcactttggatGGACTTGGGTTGGAGCCATTAGAAGTAATGATGCCTATGGCAACAATGGGATGGCTACATTTGTGGAAGCTGCCCAGAGAGAGGGGATTTGTATTGAATATTCAGAGGCCATTTACAGAACCGATCCCAGAGAAAAACTCCTGAAAGTTGTAGACACTATTAAAAAATCTACTTCGAAAGTAATTGTTGCTTTTGCAGCTGATACGGACAtggatttattaataaaagaatTATACATTCAGAACATTACGGGTTTCCAGTGGGTGGGCAGTGAAGGATGGATAACATATGGATACCTTGCTTCATCTGAAGGCTATAAAGTCCTGGGTGGGGCCATTGGCTTCGCAATTCCAAATGCTGAAATAGCAGGACTGAAAGAATTTATTCTAAATGCTCGTCCATCAAACACACCTGGAAACAGCAGCTTACAACAGTTTTGGAAGAGTTTTTTCAATTGTAGCCTAACTGATGCAAACACTGAGCCATGTCCAGGAAAAGAGTTTTTGAAAGTGATTAGCGACCAATACACAGACGTGTCAGACATGAGAATATTAAGTAATGTGTACAAAGCAGTGTATGCTGTGGCCCATTCACTGCACAATCTGTTACAATGCAAAAATGGACAAGGACCTTTTTATAATAAAACGTGTGCAAAGAAAGATAAAATAGAACCTTGGCAG GTGCTACATTACTTAAAAAGAATTAATTTCACAATATGGAACACAGAGAATGTCTATTTTGATGAAAATGGAGAGCCAGCAGCACGATACTCATTAGTAAATTGGCAGATGGACAAGAAGGGAATCACAACATTTCAAATAATTGGTCTGTATGATGCCTCTTTACCAGAAAGGCAACAGTTTCTAATGAATGGTGTCAGTGCTGTCTGGGCAGGCGATCAGGATAAG GTGCCAAAGTCAGTCTGCAGTGAGAGCTGCCTTCCAGGTACTCGTAAGGCCATTGAGAAAGGGAAGCCAGTCTGCTGCTTTGTCTGCATCCCCTGTGCAGAGGGGGAGTTCAGTAATAATACAG ATTCAGTGGAGTGTGCCAAGTGCCCTTTGGAATACAAATCTAAtgaacaaaggaacaagtgtaTCTTGAAAAGCATTGAGTTTCTGTCATTTGGAGATTTGATGGGCATACTTCTAacagcattttctgtgcttggaATTGTCCTAACCATGGtaacagcttttatttttttccagtacaGATCTACTCCAATAGTAAGAGCCAATAACTCTGAACTGAGTTTCCTTCTGCTGGTTTCATTGACActgtgtttcctctgttcaCTTACTTTCATTGGCCAGCCCTCTGATTGGTCCTGTATGTTTCGCCACACAGCATTTGGGATCACATTTGTCCTGTGCATCTCCTGTGTTCTGGGGAAAACAATAGTGGTGTTAATGGCCTTTAGGGCTACACTGCCAGGCAATAATATCATGAAATGGTTTAGGCCAACACAACAGCGGTTAAGTGTTCTTGCTTTCACACTTGTACAGGTCTTGATATGTACTCTTTGGTTGACAATATCACCTCCCTTTCCTTACAAGAATACAAAAtactacaaagaaaaaataattctggaGTGTGATATAGGATCACTAGCAGGATTTTGTGCCGTATTAGGGTATATAGGATTCCTTTCTGCAATGTGCTTTATGCTCGCTTTCCTGGCTCGGAAGCTGCCTGATAACTTCAATGaagccaaattcattacattcagcATGCTCATATTCTGTGCAGTCTGGATCGCCTTTATTCCAGCTTATATCAGCTCCCCTGGGAAGTTCACAGTAGCTGTggaaatatttgctattttagcttCAAGTTATGGGTTACTCTCATGTATTTTTATGCCAAAATGTtacataattttattaaaacctgaaaaaaatagcaaaaaacatttaatgggtAAAATCCCCACAAATCTTGTCTCGTAA
- the LOC102690225 gene encoding extracellular calcium-sensing receptor-like — protein MHPFTAKPEPSECKSLNFREFRFAQTMIFAIEEINNRTDLLPGVSLGYKIYDTCGSIPLSIRAAMALMNGNEETLSDTSCSRPAAVQAIIGESGSSPSIAVSSAVGPFQIPLISHFATCSCLSDKNEFPTFFRTIPSDYYQSRALAKLVKHFGWTWVGAIRSDSDYGNNGMATFVQSAQQEGICIEYSVAIYRTDPREKILKAIDVIMKNTAKVIVAFLAQGEMAVLLKELSLQNVTGFQWVGSESWITARNLATLEGYKILGGSIGFGIRKTKIDGLKDFLLNVRPSQIPENTLVNEFWETAFRCSFSQKENTTNRKSCTGSESLGEINNQYTDVSELRISNNVYKAVYAIAHSLHNLLEYNKIHSVSTNFSMAQEIAVAPWQVLEQLKNVNFTLKTGEQVFFDDNGDPIARYELVNWQLVNESNTLFMTVGYYDASLPAAQQFVMNHVNIVWAGGEHRKPESVCSESCLPGTRKAVQRGRPVCCYDCIQCAEGEISNTTDSIICIQCDLEYWSNGKRDKCILKAVEFLSFEEIMGILLIIFSLLGVLLTFGVALVFFQHKHTPIVKANNSELSFLLLFSLTLCFLCSLTFIGQPSNWSCMLRHTAFGITFVLCISCVLGKTIVVLMAFRATLPGNNIMKWFGPKQQRLSVLAFTLIQVLICVLWVTISPPFPYKNMKYYKEKIILECDLGSAGAFWAVLGYIGFLSAMCFVLAFLARKLPDNFNEAKFITFSMLIFCAVWITFIPAYISSPGKFTVAVEVFAILASSFGLLFCIFSPKCYIILLKPQYNTKKNMMGKP, from the exons ATGCATCCTTTTACAGCCAAGCCAGAGCCTTCAGAATGCAAAAG tCTAAATTTCAGAGAATTTCGATTTGCTCAGACAATGATCTTCGCTATTGAAGAAATAAACAACAGGACAGATCTTCTTCCTGGAGTTTCTTTGGGGTATAAAATTTATGACACGTGTGGCTCAATACCTTTGTCCATAAGAGCAGCCATGGCTTTAATGAATGGAAATGAAGAAACTCTCTCTGACACCTCCTGCTCCAGACCAGCTGCAGTTCAAGCTATAATTGGAGAATCTGGATCATCACCATCCATAGCAGTGTCCTCAGCTGTTGGACCTTTTCAGATTCCTTTG ataAGTCACTTTGCTACTTGTTCTTGCTTAAGTGATAAAAATGAGTTCCCTACATTCTTCAGAACCATCCCCAGTGACTATTATCAGAGCAGAGCCCTGGCAAAACTTGTGAAGCATTTTGGATGGACCTGGGTTGGGGCCATTAGAAGTGACAGTGATTATGGCAACAATGGGATGGCTACATTTGTACAATCTGCCCAGCAAGAGGGGATCTGTATAGAATATTCAGTAGCCATTTACAGAACGGATCCAAGAGAGAAAATTCTCAAAGCCATTGATGTTATTATGAAGAACACAGCAAAGGTTATTGTGGCCTTTCTTGCTCAAGGAGAGATGGctgttttattaaaagaatTATCACTTCAGAATGTGACTGGTTTCCAATGGGTTGGCAGTGAATCATGGATAACTGCCCGAAACCTGGCCACACTAGAAGGTTACAAGATTTTGGGAGGTTCTATTGGATTTGGCATCAGAAAGACCAAAATCGATGGGTTAAAAGATTTTCTGTTGAATGTCCGTCCATCTCAGATTCCTGAAAATACTCTTGTAAATGAGTTTTGGGAAACTGCTTTTAGATGTTCCTTTTCACAAAAAGAGAATACAACAAACAGAAAGTCATGTACAGGAtctgaaagcttgggagaaataaACAACCAGTATACAGATGTGTCTGAACTGAGAATATCCAATAATGTGTATAAAGCAGTGTATGCTATAGCTCATTCACTGCACAATCTGCTTGAGTACAATAAAATACACAGTGTTTCTACCAACTTTAGTATGGCACAAGAAATTGCAGTTGCGCCATGGCAG GTTCTAGAGCAACTTAAAAATGTGAACTTCACCTTAAAAACTGGTGAGCAAGTCTTCTTTGACGATAATGGAGATCCAATTGCAAGATATGAATTAGTGAACTGGCAGCTTGTTAATGAGAGCAATACACTGTTTATGACTGTTGGATACTATGATGCTTCTCTGCCAGCAGCTCAACAGTTTGTCATGAATCACGTCAACATTGTGTGGGCAGGTGGTGAACATAGG AAGCCTGAGTCAGTGTGCAGTGAGAGCTGTCTCCCAGGCACTCGAAAGGCAGTTCAGAGAGGAAGGCCTGTGTGTTGCTATGACTGTATTCAGTGTGCTGAAGGAGAGATCAGCAATACTACAG ACTCTATCATTTGTATTCAGTGTGATCTGGAATATTGGTCAAATGGAAAAAGAGACAAATGTATATTGAAGGCCGTTGAATTTTTATCTTTTGAAGAAATTATGGGAATACTACTTATAATTTTTTCATTGCTTGGCGTTTTGTTAACCTTCGGTGTAGCATTGGTTTTCTTTCAGCACAAGCATACTCCCATTGTCAAAGCCAATAACTCTGAACTGAGTttccttctgctcttttcattgactctgtgtttcctctgttcaCTTACTTTCATTGGCCAGCCCTCTAACTGGTCCTGTATGTTGCGCCACACAGCATTTGGGATCACATTTGTCCTGTGCATCTCTTGTGTTCTGGGGAAAACAATAGTGGTGTTAATGGCCTTTAGGGCTACACTGCCAGGCAATAACATTATGAAATGGTTTGGGCCCAAACAGCAGCGATTAAGTGTTCTTGCTTTCACCCTTATACAAGTCTTGATTTGTGTTCTCTGGGTGACAATATCACCTCCTTTTCCTTATAAGAACATGAAATACTACAAAGAAAAAATCATTCTGGAGTGTGACCTGGGATCTGCAGGTGCATTCTGGGCTGTGTTAGGGTATATAGGATTCCTCTCTGCCATGTGCTTTGTGCTCGCTTTCCTGGCTCGGAAGCTGCCTGATAACTTCAATGaagccaaattcattacattcagcATGCTCATATTCTGTGCTGTCTGGATCACTTTTATTCCAGCTTATATCAGCTCTCCCGGGAAGTTCACAGTAGCTGTGGAAGTATTTGCAATATTAGCTTCTAGTTTTGGTTtactcttttgtattttttctccaaaatgttatattattttattaaagccaCAGTataacacaaagaaaaatatgatggggaaaccttaa